The following DNA comes from Aerosakkonema funiforme FACHB-1375.
TCGGTTACTAGAGTATCAATTTCTTTGTATTGATCTCCTACCTCATATTGAACGGTCGAACGTTGAGACGGCGGGGTTGATACCATAACATTCCTTTATATTGCTGTAGAAAGTCTTTGCTGTTAGCTTTTACGAAAACCCATTCTCGTGCGAGTATTACCTATTTCAGAGTGATTTCTCTTGTGTCTTAAGGTAGATTTTTTTAGTTTATAACCGATGCAGTTAGTTAAGGGAGAGGGGTATTACCCCGTAGTGTCGTGAAAAAAGCTAATACTCGATCTTTATTAAATTTATTTAACATATTTTTATAATTTTTTACTTGGTAAAATATACATTCCTCCTTAAGCGGGATGTATTTTTGCTGCCACATACTAGAAGTTCTGCGAAACTAACTAAAAATATACTCGAATTTTGATTAAAAAATAGAATAAATACTACTTTTGAAAGAAAGCGATCGCCATTTGCAAATAAAAGCGAACCGACCCTATAAGCGTAATGCAAAATGGAATTACTCAAAAGATCGCGATGAGGTAAAACATGGTCGCAACTCAATTAGGAATCGGCACCGACCTGACATTATTCACCGAAGATGACGTTTATCTATTCAACGAAGGCTCTCACTTCAACTTGTATGAAAAATTGGGTTCTCACCCAATGACGCACAACAATGTACAGGGAACCTACTTCGCAGTTTGGGCTCCCAACGCCGTTTATGTCACCGTAAAAGGTGATTTTAACGGTTGGGGTCGCGATCGCAATCCGCTGAAAGCAAGAGGACTAACAGGAATTTGGGAAGGCTTTATTCCCGGCGTCAAAAAAGGAGATGTTTACAAGTACCACATCGTTTCCCGCAGCGGTTATGAGGTAGAAAAAGCAGACCCTATGGCGCTTGCTTACGAGATACCTCCCAAAACCGCCTCTGTCGTTTGGGATAGCGAATATACTTGGAACGATCGCGAATGGATGGCAAAGCGCGGCAAACGCAATACCCTCAATGCCCCCATTTCCATTTACGAAATGCACATCGGTTCTTGGATGCGAGTACCGGAAGATGGAAATCGTTCTCTCTCCTATCGAGAACTTGCCCCCAAACTGACAGAATACTTGCAAAAAATGGGCTTCACTCACGTAGAATTTCTCCCCATCACAGAACATCCATTCTTCGCTTCTTGGGGCTACCAAGCTACAGGTTACTTCGCCCCCACCAGTCGTTACGGAACTCTGCAAGACTTCATGTATCTGGTGGATTATTTGCACCAGAACGATATCGGCGTTATCTTAGATTGGGTGCCTTCTCATTTCCCTACAGACCTATTTGCCCTATCCTATTTTGATGGCACGCACCTCTACGAACACGCCGATCCGCGTCAAGGATATCACCCGGATTGGAATAGTGCTATCTTCAATTACGGACGCAACGAAGTCAAAAGTTTTCTGATCGGCAGTGCATTCTTTTGGTTGGAAAAATGCCACATTGATGGATTGCGAGTCGATGCGGTAGCTTCCATGCTTTACCTGGATTATTCTCGCAAACACGGCGAATGGGTAGCAAATCAATACGGCGGACATGAAAATTTGGAAGCAATTGCTTTCATCCGTCGCTTCAACGAAGCAATTTACGATCGCTTCCCCGATGTCATGACTATAGCGGAAGAATCAACCTCTTGGTCGATGGTATCTCGTCCCAGCTATTTAGGCGGTTTGGGATTCGGTTACAAGTGGGACATGGGATGGATGCACGACACCCTCAGCTACATGAGTCAAGACCCCATCCACCGCAGATATCATCACCGCCTGCTTACTTTCAGAATGCTGTATGCGTACAACGAAAACTTCATCTTACCGCTTTCTCACGATGAAGTCGTACACGGCAAAGGGTCGCTAATTGGTAAAATGCCGGGAGACTATTGGCAGCAATTTGCGAATTTGCGATCGCTCTTCGCTTATATGTACGCCTCCACCGCCAAAAAGCTACTATTTATGGGTGGCGAAATCGGTCAGTGGAGCGAATGGAACCACGACACCAGCTTAGATTGGCATTTGTTAGGTTATCCCACCCACGCCGGTTTGCAAAAATGGGTGGCTGACTTGAACAAAATTTACCGAGAAGAACCGGCACTTCACGAACTCGATTGCGACCCTAACGGTTTTGAATGGATTGATTGCAACGACTCGGAAAATAGCGTTGTCAGCTTAATTCGGAAAGGAAGTTGGGCGTTGCAAACAGAAGAATCAGAAGCATCTGCCGATCCAAAATCGCCAAAATCGATCGTCTTGGTAGTGTGCAATTTTACTCCCATACCTCGTTACAATTACCGAATTGGCGTTCCCACAGATGGCTACTGGAAAGAATTGCTCAACAGCGATGCTGGGGAATACGGCGGTAGCGGTGTCGGTAACTTCGGCGGTCAAGAAGCACAGGAAATTCCCTGTCACGGACGACCCTATTCTCTCAATCTGATTCTACCACCCTTGGGTGTTGTCTTCTTTAAGAACGAGCGATCGAAACAAGATTAGGACTTATACCAAATCCGGGTTGAGTACTCCTATTATTTAAAGGAGAGAGTGGAGAGTGGGGGAGTCGGAGAATGCAACATCTAGGCAGAAAAGGCGGGTAGCTAACCTGGATTTGGTATTTCGCAGCAGCCCTGAAGATTAAACACCGAAAAATCCTCTCTCTTTCTCTTGACAAGGTAACCTGATTGCGCTCGATCGCTTATAAATGAATGGCACTAAGATAAGCCGATCGGCGAGGCGGAGTGTCCTGTCCCAGCTAAACTTAGCGCCATTCCACTTCTAAATTCTGACTTACAGCTTTGCTTCACATAACTACTTCTTACGATAGAAGCTTAAAAAATATATTAACAGTTAAATTAAGCTCAACTAATCGTTAGAACAAAAACTTACAGGACTTCTGCAAGTGTCACTGCTAGAAAGCCTCCTGCAAATGTATTGTCCCATTTAGGATACTAGCCCTTCGTCTGAAATCGCACTTCTTTGTCCTTAACAAAATCGCCAATTTCAAACTTGAGATTCTAGATTGCCAGTGCTTTCTTCCATTCAAAATCTCAAATATGAAATTGCCAATTTCTCATGCGCTAGCTGATTCTATCTGACTATCATTTTTGAGTGAGTTTACAAATATGCACCTAGAAGTCTGGCCTGGAAATGTATATCCTTTAGGTTCCTTTTGGGATGGCAAAGGAACAAATTTCGCCTTATTCACCGAAAACGCCACAGCTGTAGAAGTTTGTTTATTTGACAAAGATGGTAACGAGAAACGCATCCCTCTGAATGAATATGACAACCGCGTTTGGCACTGCTACATACCCGGAGTAGCGCCGGGACAACGTTATGGCTTCCGAGTGCATGGCCCCTACGATCCATCGCAAGGTCATCGCTTCAACCCCAACAAACTTTTGATCGACCCTTATGCAAAAGCCATAGATGGCGATGTCGTCAGTGGGCCAGAACTGTTTGGCTACTCTTGGGAAGACCCAGCAGAAGACCTATCTTTCAGCGAATTGGATAGCGCCCACCTCATCCCGAAATCGGTTGTTATCGACGAATCTTTTGATTGGGAAGGCGATACACTCCTGCGAACTCCCTTCCACGAAACTATTATTTACGAAGTCCACGTCAAAGGCTTCACCCAACTCCAACCGAATATGCCAGAAGAACTGCGGGGTACATATGCCGGACTCGCCCATCCCGCCAGTATCGCCCACCTTCAATCATTAGGAATTACAGCAGTAGAACTGATGCCGGTGCATCACTTCCTCAGCTATCCCGGACATCTGCTTGATAAAGGACTGAAAAATTACTGGGGTTACGATTCCATCAATTACTTTGCCCCCTACTCCGGTTACAGTTCCGATCAAACTCCGGGGGGTCAGGTACGGGAATTTAAGGAAATGGTGAAAGCGCTGCACAAAGCCGGAATTGAAGTTATTTTGGATGTCGTTTACAACCACACCGGCGAAGGCAATCACAAAGGCCCTACCTTATCGTTTCGCGGTATAGATAACGCCGCTTACTATCAACTCTCGCCAGACGATCGCCGCTACTACATGGATTTTACCGGATGCGGCAATACCCTCAACGTCGGACATCCACAAATCTTGAAATTAATCATGGATAGTCTGCGCTACTGGGTATTGGAATGTCACGTCGATGGATTCCGGTTTGACCTTGCCTCCGCACTGGCACGCGAACTATTTTATGTGGATAGTTTGGCATCTTTCTTCACCATCATCCACCAAGACCCGGTACTCGCCGATGTCAAACTGATTGCCGAACCTTGGGACGTGGGAGAAGGCGGCTATCAAGTCGGTAACTTCCCCCTGCTGTGGTCGGAGTGGAATGGCAGGTATCGGGATGTCATGCGCGACTTCTGGCGCGGTGAGGATGGTAGTTTAGGAGAATTCGCTTACCGCTTGACTGGCAGTTCTGACTTGTACCAGATGAATGGGCGCAGTCCTTATGCCAGTATCAATTTTATTACCGCTCACGATGGCTTTACTCTCTACGATTTGGTCAGTTACAACGAAAAGCACAACGAAGCGAACGGAGAAGGTAACTGCGATGGCGAAAGT
Coding sequences within:
- the glgX gene encoding glycogen debranching protein GlgX, which produces MHLEVWPGNVYPLGSFWDGKGTNFALFTENATAVEVCLFDKDGNEKRIPLNEYDNRVWHCYIPGVAPGQRYGFRVHGPYDPSQGHRFNPNKLLIDPYAKAIDGDVVSGPELFGYSWEDPAEDLSFSELDSAHLIPKSVVIDESFDWEGDTLLRTPFHETIIYEVHVKGFTQLQPNMPEELRGTYAGLAHPASIAHLQSLGITAVELMPVHHFLSYPGHLLDKGLKNYWGYDSINYFAPYSGYSSDQTPGGQVREFKEMVKALHKAGIEVILDVVYNHTGEGNHKGPTLSFRGIDNAAYYQLSPDDRRYYMDFTGCGNTLNVGHPQILKLIMDSLRYWVLECHVDGFRFDLASALARELFYVDSLASFFTIIHQDPVLADVKLIAEPWDVGEGGYQVGNFPLLWSEWNGRYRDVMRDFWRGEDGSLGEFAYRLTGSSDLYQMNGRSPYASINFITAHDGFTLYDLVSYNEKHNEANGEGNCDGESHNRSWNCGAEGDTDDPEILALRERQKRNFLVTLFLSQGVPMLLYGDEMERTQKGNNNAYCQDNEISWINWEFPKLKADLLNFVRQLIFFRRKHPVFQRRKWFQGRPIHGRTISDIVWFNPDGSEMSDEQWNDGFAKSIGVFLNGEEIPRVGPQGQRIMDESFLLFFNAYWETIEFQLPEGIENREWQVVIDTKESDFIEDGPIFTDGKAVPVTGRSIVLLRRLPY
- the glgB gene encoding 1,4-alpha-glucan branching protein GlgB, whose protein sequence is MVATQLGIGTDLTLFTEDDVYLFNEGSHFNLYEKLGSHPMTHNNVQGTYFAVWAPNAVYVTVKGDFNGWGRDRNPLKARGLTGIWEGFIPGVKKGDVYKYHIVSRSGYEVEKADPMALAYEIPPKTASVVWDSEYTWNDREWMAKRGKRNTLNAPISIYEMHIGSWMRVPEDGNRSLSYRELAPKLTEYLQKMGFTHVEFLPITEHPFFASWGYQATGYFAPTSRYGTLQDFMYLVDYLHQNDIGVILDWVPSHFPTDLFALSYFDGTHLYEHADPRQGYHPDWNSAIFNYGRNEVKSFLIGSAFFWLEKCHIDGLRVDAVASMLYLDYSRKHGEWVANQYGGHENLEAIAFIRRFNEAIYDRFPDVMTIAEESTSWSMVSRPSYLGGLGFGYKWDMGWMHDTLSYMSQDPIHRRYHHRLLTFRMLYAYNENFILPLSHDEVVHGKGSLIGKMPGDYWQQFANLRSLFAYMYASTAKKLLFMGGEIGQWSEWNHDTSLDWHLLGYPTHAGLQKWVADLNKIYREEPALHELDCDPNGFEWIDCNDSENSVVSLIRKGSWALQTEESEASADPKSPKSIVLVVCNFTPIPRYNYRIGVPTDGYWKELLNSDAGEYGGSGVGNFGGQEAQEIPCHGRPYSLNLILPPLGVVFFKNERSKQD